The genomic region TTATTAATATGACGATGCGATTTTTTATTATTTGCAATCCTGAATTGTAAATATAAATGGGACAGTTTTTTAAAATAATTGTATTAAATCTATTGGTCTTTTATAAGATAATGATTTTCTGGGTGTAGAATTAATTTGAAATGCTATAGAATTTAAGTCTTTTTGTTTATATGAAGATAAATCAGTAGATTTTGGTAAATATCTTCTTAAAATACCATTATTGTTCTCATTTAAACCTCTTTGACAAGGTTTGCCGGCATCTGCAAAATAAAATTTAACATTACAATTTTTTTCAATTAATTTTCATTTACTAAATTCTTTACCACGATCAAAAGTAATAGTTTTAATTGTTCCTGGTATTAATTTTGAAATAAATTTTATTATACTTTGTGTAATACTTTCTGCTTTATGATTTTTAGTTTTCAAAGGAATTGTGGTTTTTGATCATATATCAGCTAAAGTAATAATAGAACTTTTATGATCTTTACCAACGATAGTATCTCCCTCTAAATGGCCAAATTCTTGTATATTTTTAATATTTGGAATGATTAAATTTCTTTCATGAATAGATTTACAATTATTAATTCTGCCCC from Spiroplasma endosymbiont of Lonchoptera lutea harbors:
- a CDS encoding IS30 family transposase; amino-acid sequence: MYKYLTIESIIAIKEYKSYGFSIRKIAKAIDYSKSTVHRVCKLLNQNLLPLEILNQVQKNKQNAGRKLIILTLTEINTINHLLITKNYALDIIADFLKKNKIKNISTKTLYNMFKTNRMGFDEKNLLRKGKNKPHKQKETRGRINNCKSIHERNLIIPNIKNIQEFGHLEGDTIVGKDHKSSIITLADIWSKTTIPLKTKNHKAESITQSIIKFISKLIPGTIKTITFDRGKEFSKWKLIEKNCNVKFYFADAGKPCQRGLNENNNGILRRYLPKSTDLSSYKQKDLNSIAFQINSTPRKSLSYKRPIDLIQLF